One Papaver somniferum cultivar HN1 chromosome 10, ASM357369v1, whole genome shotgun sequence genomic window carries:
- the LOC113315046 gene encoding probable rhamnogalacturonate lyase B isoform X1 — MMSSVNTFCICTLRCLLLLILINNYAWDTSALSNLEDGVKLYVQDNHVVMDNGLVQVNISNPSGLVTGVQHNGIDNLLEILNEEQNRGYWDLYWTQRGNEGSQFLINGTSFKVIVQNETQVEISFTRTWNSSASSSSSNPSNSNSTEGLPLNFDIRYVMLKGSSGFYTYGIYEHLNGWPDFNLNRTRVAFKLRKDKFQYVALSKTRQRRMPLPEDREPPRGEILQFKEATLLVDPVEPELKGQVDDKYMYAKNNEDIKVHGWVSSDPPVGFWHITASDEYRGGGPLKQDLTSHVGPISLTVFFSSHYMGQDKIPMFGNGEPWKKVYGPVFLYLNSAPPGTNESALWDDADEQLQQEAQKWPYSFIASTDYPKSDQRGTVNGRILVRDRFVSKEDIPAVDAYVGLALPGEVGSWQTECKGYQFWTRAGPDGSFTIKNVHSGDYNLYAWVPGFIGDYKYGNLITVKAGMYTYITISLLLITSVLRWLTYTHPFIIKTGESIELDDDLVYEPPRNGTTLWEIGIPDRTAAEFFIPDVNPKYVNPLYMTQDRFRQYGLWEQYSFLYPKTDLVYTVNRSTYQKDWFYAQVTRKLGDAKYNSTTWQIKFNLDSVDQGTIYKLQVALASTTGAELQIRLNDLNTEIPHFTTGGMYKDNAIARYGIHGLYLLFNVDVKSDWLKDGENTIFLSQVRGEGPFKGIMYDYIRLEAPADDERTNAEARLYRKPTNYPTANLINSPM, encoded by the exons ATGATGTCCTCTGTGAACACTTTCTGTATATGCACGTTACGCTGCTTGTTATTGTTAATTCTAATCAACAATTACGCATGGGACACATCTGCTTTGAGCAATCTTGAAGACGGTGTAAAATTGTATGTACAAGATAACCAT GTGGTGATGGATAATGGGTTAGTTCAAGTGAATATATCCAATCCTTCTGGATTAGTCACTGGAGTTCAGCACAATGGTATCGATAACTTGCTAGAAATACTCAATGAAGAACAGAATAGAGG GTACTGGGATCTGTATTGGACCCAAAGGGGAAACGAAGGATCACAATTTTT GATTAATGGAACTAGTTTTAAGGTAATAGTTCAAAATGAAACTCAAGTTGAAATTTCGTTCACAAGAACATGGAATTCCTCGGCTTCCTCATCGTCATCAAATCCATCAAACTCAAACAGTACAGAGGGTCTTCCCCTCAACTTTGATATAAG ATATGTAATGTTGAAAGGCTCGTCAGGCTTCTATACATATGGCATCTATGAGCACCTAAATGGATGGCCAGATTTCAATCTCAACAGAACTAGGGTCGCCTTCAAGCTTCGGAAAGACAA GTTTCAATATGTAGCTTTAAGTAAGACACGGCAAAGACGAATGCCACTGCCAGAGGATCGTGAACCACCAAGAGGCGAAATACTACAATTCAAAGAAGCAACTCTCCTTGTAGACCCTGTTGAGCCAGAACTAAAAGGCCAG GTGGATGACAAGTACATGTATGCAAAAAATAATGAAGACATAAAGGTTCACGGGTGGGTTAGCTCTGACCCTCCAGTAGGTTTCTGGCATATCACAGCGAGCGATGAATATCGAGGTGGTGGTCCTCTAAAGCAGGATCTCACCTCACATGTTGGTCCTATATCTCTCACA GTGTTTTTCAGTTCCCACTATATGGGCCAGGATAAGATACCCATGTTTGGAAATGGAGAACCTTGGAAAAAAGTGTATGGTCCGGTATTCCTATATCTTAATTCAGCTCCACCCGGTACAAATGAAAGCGCATTGTGGGACGACGCCGATGAACAG ctgCAACAAGAAGCCCAGAAATGGCCGTATAGTTTCATAGCTTCAACCGACTATCCTAAATCTGATCAAAGAGGCACAGTCAATGGAAGAATACTCGTCCGTGACAG GTTTGTAAGCAAGGAAGATATACCTGCAGTAGATGCTTACGTTGGGTTAGCTTTACCAGGAGAAGTTGGGTCCTGGCAGACGGAGTGCAAG GGGTACCAATTTTGGACAAGAGCTGGTCCTGATGGTTCATTCACAATTAAGAATGTACATTCTGGAGATTACAATCTCTATGCATGGGTTCCTGGCTTTATAGGAGATTACAAGTATGGAAATCTCATTACGGTTAAAGCAGGTATGTATACATATATAACAATTTCTCTTCTTTTAATTACTTCAGTTTTGCGCTGGTTAACTTATACTCATCCATTCATTATTAAAACAGGAGAATCCATTGAATTGGATGATGACCTTGTTTATGAGCCTCCAAGAAATGGCACTACGTTGTGGGAGATAGGTATTCCTGACAGAACCGCAGCCGAGTTTTTCATCCCAGATGTTAACCCTAAATACGTTAATCCACTATACATGACGCAAGACAG GTTTAGACAATATGGATTGTGGGAGCAGTACAGTTTTTTATATCCGAAAACAGACCTTGTTTACACAGTAAACAGAAGCACTTACCAGAAAGATTGGTTCTATGCGCAGGTTACTCG GAAGTTGGGAGACGCTAAGTACAACTCAACAACATGGCAGATAAAGTTCAACCTAGATAGTGTTGATCAGGGCACGATTTATAAGTTGCAAGTGGCACTTGCATCCACAACTGGAGCAGAATTGCAA aTTCGACTCAACGATTTGAATACAGAAATTCCTCATTTCACAACTGGAGGAATGTACAAGGATAATGCCATTGCGAGATATGGTATTCATGGACTGTATTTGTTGTTCAATGTTGATGTAAAGAGTGATTGGCTCAAAGATGGcgaaaacacaatttttctttcaCAAGTTAGAGGTGAAGGTCCGTTTAAAGGTATAATGTATGACTATATACGTCTCGAAGCACCAGCAGACGATGAAAGAACGAATGCGGAAGCAAGGCTATATAGGAAGCCCACTAATTATCCAACAGCTAACCTAATTAATTCTCCCATGTAG
- the LOC113315046 gene encoding probable rhamnogalacturonate lyase B isoform X2 — protein MMSSVNTFCICTLRCLLLLILINNYAWDTSALSNLEDGVKLYVQDNHVVMDNGLVQVNISNPSGLVTGVQHNGIDNLLEILNEEQNRGYWDLYWTQRGNEGSQFLINGTSFKVIVQNETQVEISFTRTWNSSASSSSSNPSNSNSTEGLPLNFDIRYVMLKGSSGFYTYGIYEHLNGWPDFNLNRTRVAFKLRKDKFQYVALSKTRQRRMPLPEDREPPRGEILQFKEATLLVDPVEPELKGQVDDKYMYAKNNEDIKVHGWVSSDPPVGFWHITASDEYRGGGPLKQDLTSHVGPISLTVFFSSHYMGQDKIPMFGNGEPWKKVYGPVFLYLNSAPPGTNESALWDDADEQLQQEAQKWPYSFIASTDYPKSDQRGTVNGRILVRDRFVSKEDIPAVDAYVGLALPGEVGSWQTECKGYQFWTRAGPDGSFTIKNVHSGDYNLYAWVPGFIGDYKYGNLITVKAGESIELDDDLVYEPPRNGTTLWEIGIPDRTAAEFFIPDVNPKYVNPLYMTQDRFRQYGLWEQYSFLYPKTDLVYTVNRSTYQKDWFYAQVTRKLGDAKYNSTTWQIKFNLDSVDQGTIYKLQVALASTTGAELQIRLNDLNTEIPHFTTGGMYKDNAIARYGIHGLYLLFNVDVKSDWLKDGENTIFLSQVRGEGPFKGIMYDYIRLEAPADDERTNAEARLYRKPTNYPTANLINSPM, from the exons ATGATGTCCTCTGTGAACACTTTCTGTATATGCACGTTACGCTGCTTGTTATTGTTAATTCTAATCAACAATTACGCATGGGACACATCTGCTTTGAGCAATCTTGAAGACGGTGTAAAATTGTATGTACAAGATAACCAT GTGGTGATGGATAATGGGTTAGTTCAAGTGAATATATCCAATCCTTCTGGATTAGTCACTGGAGTTCAGCACAATGGTATCGATAACTTGCTAGAAATACTCAATGAAGAACAGAATAGAGG GTACTGGGATCTGTATTGGACCCAAAGGGGAAACGAAGGATCACAATTTTT GATTAATGGAACTAGTTTTAAGGTAATAGTTCAAAATGAAACTCAAGTTGAAATTTCGTTCACAAGAACATGGAATTCCTCGGCTTCCTCATCGTCATCAAATCCATCAAACTCAAACAGTACAGAGGGTCTTCCCCTCAACTTTGATATAAG ATATGTAATGTTGAAAGGCTCGTCAGGCTTCTATACATATGGCATCTATGAGCACCTAAATGGATGGCCAGATTTCAATCTCAACAGAACTAGGGTCGCCTTCAAGCTTCGGAAAGACAA GTTTCAATATGTAGCTTTAAGTAAGACACGGCAAAGACGAATGCCACTGCCAGAGGATCGTGAACCACCAAGAGGCGAAATACTACAATTCAAAGAAGCAACTCTCCTTGTAGACCCTGTTGAGCCAGAACTAAAAGGCCAG GTGGATGACAAGTACATGTATGCAAAAAATAATGAAGACATAAAGGTTCACGGGTGGGTTAGCTCTGACCCTCCAGTAGGTTTCTGGCATATCACAGCGAGCGATGAATATCGAGGTGGTGGTCCTCTAAAGCAGGATCTCACCTCACATGTTGGTCCTATATCTCTCACA GTGTTTTTCAGTTCCCACTATATGGGCCAGGATAAGATACCCATGTTTGGAAATGGAGAACCTTGGAAAAAAGTGTATGGTCCGGTATTCCTATATCTTAATTCAGCTCCACCCGGTACAAATGAAAGCGCATTGTGGGACGACGCCGATGAACAG ctgCAACAAGAAGCCCAGAAATGGCCGTATAGTTTCATAGCTTCAACCGACTATCCTAAATCTGATCAAAGAGGCACAGTCAATGGAAGAATACTCGTCCGTGACAG GTTTGTAAGCAAGGAAGATATACCTGCAGTAGATGCTTACGTTGGGTTAGCTTTACCAGGAGAAGTTGGGTCCTGGCAGACGGAGTGCAAG GGGTACCAATTTTGGACAAGAGCTGGTCCTGATGGTTCATTCACAATTAAGAATGTACATTCTGGAGATTACAATCTCTATGCATGGGTTCCTGGCTTTATAGGAGATTACAAGTATGGAAATCTCATTACGGTTAAAGCAG GAGAATCCATTGAATTGGATGATGACCTTGTTTATGAGCCTCCAAGAAATGGCACTACGTTGTGGGAGATAGGTATTCCTGACAGAACCGCAGCCGAGTTTTTCATCCCAGATGTTAACCCTAAATACGTTAATCCACTATACATGACGCAAGACAG GTTTAGACAATATGGATTGTGGGAGCAGTACAGTTTTTTATATCCGAAAACAGACCTTGTTTACACAGTAAACAGAAGCACTTACCAGAAAGATTGGTTCTATGCGCAGGTTACTCG GAAGTTGGGAGACGCTAAGTACAACTCAACAACATGGCAGATAAAGTTCAACCTAGATAGTGTTGATCAGGGCACGATTTATAAGTTGCAAGTGGCACTTGCATCCACAACTGGAGCAGAATTGCAA aTTCGACTCAACGATTTGAATACAGAAATTCCTCATTTCACAACTGGAGGAATGTACAAGGATAATGCCATTGCGAGATATGGTATTCATGGACTGTATTTGTTGTTCAATGTTGATGTAAAGAGTGATTGGCTCAAAGATGGcgaaaacacaatttttctttcaCAAGTTAGAGGTGAAGGTCCGTTTAAAGGTATAATGTATGACTATATACGTCTCGAAGCACCAGCAGACGATGAAAGAACGAATGCGGAAGCAAGGCTATATAGGAAGCCCACTAATTATCCAACAGCTAACCTAATTAATTCTCCCATGTAG